In Musa acuminata AAA Group cultivar baxijiao chromosome BXJ2-8, Cavendish_Baxijiao_AAA, whole genome shotgun sequence, one genomic interval encodes:
- the LOC135619488 gene encoding protein PAL OF QUIRKY-like isoform X4: MAATSSSASYSSFGDVSVKSTGPCIKFLCSYGGKILPRYPDGKLRYVGGYTRVVAVGRSISFSELQVKLRELCGWGGTVSLRCQLPTEDLDTLVSVTSDDDLADLVEEYDVASRDRPSPLKIRAFLLLLLQNQSHHPSEPTASAMSSCTRAGIFASTAMAAHEHQTVSCVTSAACCRCHSGKKEEHIKQDVGIRYSCSSA; encoded by the exons ATGGCTGCGACCTCCTCCTCTGCTTCATATAGCTCCTTTGGCGACGTCTCCGTCAAGTCAACGGGGCCATGCATCAAGTTCCTGTGCAGCTACGGTGGCAAGATACTCCCTCGTTACCCCGACGGCAAGCTCCGGTACGTAGGCGGCTACACCCGCGTCGTCGCCGTCGGCAGATCCATCTCTTTCTCAG AGCTGCAGGTGAAGCTGAGGGAGCTGTGCGGGTGGGGCGGCACGGTGAGCCTCCGGTGCCAGCTTCCGACCGAGGACCTCGACACCCTGGTCTCTGTCACCTCCGACGACGACCTAGCCGATCTCGTCGAAGAGTACGACGTCGCGAGCCGAGACCGGCCTTCCCCTCTCAAGATCCgagccttcctcctcctcctcctccaaaacCAGTCCCACCATCCCTCAGAACCGACTGCGTCAGCCATGTCTTCGTGCACACGGGCTGGGATCTTCGCCTCCACGGCCATGGCAGCCCACGAGCATCAAACTGTGTCGTGCGTCACGTCAGCCGCTTGCTGCCGCTGTCATTCGGGGAAGAAGGAAGAACACATCAAG CAGGATGTAGGTATTAGATACAGCTGCAGCAGTGCATGA
- the LOC135619488 gene encoding uncharacterized protein LOC135619488 isoform X1, with amino-acid sequence MAATSSSASYSSFGDVSVKSTGPCIKFLCSYGGKILPRYPDGKLRYVGGYTRVVAVGRSISFSELQVKLRELCGWGGTVSLRCQLPTEDLDTLVSVTSDDDLADLVEEYDVASRDRPSPLKIRAFLLLLLQNQSHHPSEPTASAMSSCTRAGIFASTAMAAHEHQTVSCVTSAACCRCHSGKKEEHIKVYRTENFVCSCKQRMRRLSSQKRSRTKKINVEREYNTINIDHCFFMLYDSYLEFDLNHLFFR; translated from the exons ATGGCTGCGACCTCCTCCTCTGCTTCATATAGCTCCTTTGGCGACGTCTCCGTCAAGTCAACGGGGCCATGCATCAAGTTCCTGTGCAGCTACGGTGGCAAGATACTCCCTCGTTACCCCGACGGCAAGCTCCGGTACGTAGGCGGCTACACCCGCGTCGTCGCCGTCGGCAGATCCATCTCTTTCTCAG AGCTGCAGGTGAAGCTGAGGGAGCTGTGCGGGTGGGGCGGCACGGTGAGCCTCCGGTGCCAGCTTCCGACCGAGGACCTCGACACCCTGGTCTCTGTCACCTCCGACGACGACCTAGCCGATCTCGTCGAAGAGTACGACGTCGCGAGCCGAGACCGGCCTTCCCCTCTCAAGATCCgagccttcctcctcctcctcctccaaaacCAGTCCCACCATCCCTCAGAACCGACTGCGTCAGCCATGTCTTCGTGCACACGGGCTGGGATCTTCGCCTCCACGGCCATGGCAGCCCACGAGCATCAAACTGTGTCGTGCGTCACGTCAGCCGCTTGCTGCCGCTGTCATTCGGGGAAGAAGGAAGAACACATCAAGGTATATAGAACAGAGAATTTTGTGTGTTCATGCAAACAAAGGATGAGAAGATTAAGCTCACAAAAACGCTCAAGAACTAAGAAGATTAACGTAGAAAGAGAATACAATACCATTAACATTGATCATTGCTTCTTCATGCTTTATGATTCCTACTTAGAATTTGATCTTAATCATCTCTTCTTCCGTTGA
- the LOC135619488 gene encoding uncharacterized protein LOC135619488 isoform X5 has protein sequence MAATSSSASYSSFGDVSVKSTGPCIKFLCSYGGKILPRYPDGKLRYVGGYTRVVAVGRSISFSGEAEGAVRVGRHGEPPVPASDRGPRHPGLCHLRRRPSRSRRRVRRREPRPAFPSQDPSLPPPPPPKPVPPSLRTDCVSHVFVHTGWDLRLHGHGSPRASNCVVRHVSRLLPLSFGEEGRTHQAAGCRY, from the exons ATGGCTGCGACCTCCTCCTCTGCTTCATATAGCTCCTTTGGCGACGTCTCCGTCAAGTCAACGGGGCCATGCATCAAGTTCCTGTGCAGCTACGGTGGCAAGATACTCCCTCGTTACCCCGACGGCAAGCTCCGGTACGTAGGCGGCTACACCCGCGTCGTCGCCGTCGGCAGATCCATCTCTTTCTCAG GTGAAGCTGAGGGAGCTGTGCGGGTGGGGCGGCACGGTGAGCCTCCGGTGCCAGCTTCCGACCGAGGACCTCGACACCCTGGTCTCTGTCACCTCCGACGACGACCTAGCCGATCTCGTCGAAGAGTACGACGTCGCGAGCCGAGACCGGCCTTCCCCTCTCAAGATCCgagccttcctcctcctcctcctccaaaacCAGTCCCACCATCCCTCAGAACCGACTGCGTCAGCCATGTCTTCGTGCACACGGGCTGGGATCTTCGCCTCCACGGCCATGGCAGCCCACGAGCATCAAACTGTGTCGTGCGTCACGTCAGCCGCTTGCTGCCGCTGTCATTCGGGGAAGAAGGAAGAACACATCAAG CAGCAGGATGTAGGTATTAG
- the LOC135619488 gene encoding protein PAL OF QUIRKY-like isoform X3 yields MAATSSSASYSSFGDVSVKSTGPCIKFLCSYGGKILPRYPDGKLRYVGGYTRVVAVGRSISFSELQVKLRELCGWGGTVSLRCQLPTEDLDTLVSVTSDDDLADLVEEYDVASRDRPSPLKIRAFLLLLLQNQSHHPSEPTASAMSSCTRAGIFASTAMAAHEHQTVSCVTSAACCRCHSGKKEEHIKIDANEKRFLITDD; encoded by the exons ATGGCTGCGACCTCCTCCTCTGCTTCATATAGCTCCTTTGGCGACGTCTCCGTCAAGTCAACGGGGCCATGCATCAAGTTCCTGTGCAGCTACGGTGGCAAGATACTCCCTCGTTACCCCGACGGCAAGCTCCGGTACGTAGGCGGCTACACCCGCGTCGTCGCCGTCGGCAGATCCATCTCTTTCTCAG AGCTGCAGGTGAAGCTGAGGGAGCTGTGCGGGTGGGGCGGCACGGTGAGCCTCCGGTGCCAGCTTCCGACCGAGGACCTCGACACCCTGGTCTCTGTCACCTCCGACGACGACCTAGCCGATCTCGTCGAAGAGTACGACGTCGCGAGCCGAGACCGGCCTTCCCCTCTCAAGATCCgagccttcctcctcctcctcctccaaaacCAGTCCCACCATCCCTCAGAACCGACTGCGTCAGCCATGTCTTCGTGCACACGGGCTGGGATCTTCGCCTCCACGGCCATGGCAGCCCACGAGCATCAAACTGTGTCGTGCGTCACGTCAGCCGCTTGCTGCCGCTGTCATTCGGGGAAGAAGGAAGAACACATCAAG ATTGATGCAAACGAGAAGAGATTTCTCATTACTGATGATTGA
- the LOC135619488 gene encoding protein PAL OF QUIRKY-like isoform X2 yields MAATSSSASYSSFGDVSVKSTGPCIKFLCSYGGKILPRYPDGKLRYVGGYTRVVAVGRSISFSELQVKLRELCGWGGTVSLRCQLPTEDLDTLVSVTSDDDLADLVEEYDVASRDRPSPLKIRAFLLLLLQNQSHHPSEPTASAMSSCTRAGIFASTAMAAHEHQTVSCVTSAACCRCHSGKKEEHIKQQDVGIRYSCSSA; encoded by the exons ATGGCTGCGACCTCCTCCTCTGCTTCATATAGCTCCTTTGGCGACGTCTCCGTCAAGTCAACGGGGCCATGCATCAAGTTCCTGTGCAGCTACGGTGGCAAGATACTCCCTCGTTACCCCGACGGCAAGCTCCGGTACGTAGGCGGCTACACCCGCGTCGTCGCCGTCGGCAGATCCATCTCTTTCTCAG AGCTGCAGGTGAAGCTGAGGGAGCTGTGCGGGTGGGGCGGCACGGTGAGCCTCCGGTGCCAGCTTCCGACCGAGGACCTCGACACCCTGGTCTCTGTCACCTCCGACGACGACCTAGCCGATCTCGTCGAAGAGTACGACGTCGCGAGCCGAGACCGGCCTTCCCCTCTCAAGATCCgagccttcctcctcctcctcctccaaaacCAGTCCCACCATCCCTCAGAACCGACTGCGTCAGCCATGTCTTCGTGCACACGGGCTGGGATCTTCGCCTCCACGGCCATGGCAGCCCACGAGCATCAAACTGTGTCGTGCGTCACGTCAGCCGCTTGCTGCCGCTGTCATTCGGGGAAGAAGGAAGAACACATCAAG CAGCAGGATGTAGGTATTAGATACAGCTGCAGCAGTGCATGA
- the LOC135619488 gene encoding uncharacterized protein LOC135619488 isoform X6 → MAATSSSASYSSFGDVSVKSTGPCIKFLCSYGGKILPRYPDGKLRYVGGYTRVVAVGRSISFSGEAEGAVRVGRHGEPPVPASDRGPRHPGLCHLRRRPSRSRRRVRRREPRPAFPSQDPSLPPPPPPKPVPPSLRTDCVSHVFVHTGWDLRLHGHGSPRASNCVVRHVSRLLPLSFGEEGRTHQD, encoded by the exons ATGGCTGCGACCTCCTCCTCTGCTTCATATAGCTCCTTTGGCGACGTCTCCGTCAAGTCAACGGGGCCATGCATCAAGTTCCTGTGCAGCTACGGTGGCAAGATACTCCCTCGTTACCCCGACGGCAAGCTCCGGTACGTAGGCGGCTACACCCGCGTCGTCGCCGTCGGCAGATCCATCTCTTTCTCAG GTGAAGCTGAGGGAGCTGTGCGGGTGGGGCGGCACGGTGAGCCTCCGGTGCCAGCTTCCGACCGAGGACCTCGACACCCTGGTCTCTGTCACCTCCGACGACGACCTAGCCGATCTCGTCGAAGAGTACGACGTCGCGAGCCGAGACCGGCCTTCCCCTCTCAAGATCCgagccttcctcctcctcctcctccaaaacCAGTCCCACCATCCCTCAGAACCGACTGCGTCAGCCATGTCTTCGTGCACACGGGCTGGGATCTTCGCCTCCACGGCCATGGCAGCCCACGAGCATCAAACTGTGTCGTGCGTCACGTCAGCCGCTTGCTGCCGCTGTCATTCGGGGAAGAAGGAAGAACACATCAAG ATTGA